The Canis aureus isolate CA01 chromosome 24, VMU_Caureus_v.1.0, whole genome shotgun sequence genome includes a window with the following:
- the LOC144296104 gene encoding protein FAM124B-like, with protein MDGAPEPLAMTIHLLASSGQGSLLQQTLDQLLACICPDVRPFLVSERGSPVKYYDKCHSRRSRFPGMSVLLFLHESLGEERLFRVLDSLGRWPWQCYPAPSAQGRPCPYILANQEFYSLDSQMPVWGVRQVHRGTEILRVTLYCSFDNYEDAIRLYELILQKEATLQKSNFCFFVLYATESFALQLSLKQLPLGVSVDPKESSVLQFKVQEIGQLVPLLPHPCVPISRTRWQTQDYDGNKILLQVQLNPGLGVKNGELSFLNGTVGANTLPQASRLIPVSTRRTLEPRCRRSRARKLQVGSLQCPESGESPVSDSFSGTSGKSPGCSSQDRSSVLGAQMHLPSPHLQPGAREKILSPQNSFEELEAETNVDTGRTVVNPEPRQSFLSRFSRGLRTSHPPSCLPDSSVGPTASMNNRTLKERIHSLSLAGQKDLGARKIISKCPLHLPVQGEEKEEEEFFI; from the exons ATGGACGGGGCCCCGGAGCCCCTGGCCATGACCATCCACCTCCTGGCCAGCTCTGGCCAAGGCTCGCTTCTGCAGCAAACCCTGGATCAGCTCCTGGCCTGCATTTGCCCAGACGTCCGACCCTTCCTGGTGTCAGAGCGGGGCAGTCCGGTGAAATACTACGACAAGTGCCACTCCAGGCGGTCACGGTTCCCGGGGATGTCTGTTTTGCTCTTCCTGCACGAGAGCCTCGGGGAGGAGCGGCTCTTTCGGGTTCTTGACTCCCTAGGGCGCTGGCCGTGGCAGTGCTACCCCGCCCCGAGCGCCCAGGGGAGGCCGTGtccctacatccttgccaatCAGGAGTTCTACAGTCTGGACAGCCAGATGCCCGTATGGGGCGTGAGGCAGGTGCACCGCGGCACCGAGATCCTGAGAGTCACCCTCTACTGCAGCTTTGACAACTACGAGGACGCCATCAGGCTCTATGAGCTGATCCTGCAGAAGGAAGCCACGTTGCAGAAGAGcaacttctgtttctttgtgcTCTACGCCACCGAGAGCTTTGCTCTGCAGTTGTCGCTCAAGCAGCTGCCCCTTGGAGTGTCAGTGGACCCCAAAGAGTCTTCGGTGCTGCAGTTCAAGGTTCAAGAGATCGGCCAGCTGGTGCCTCTCCTACCTCATCCGTGCGTCCCCATCAGCCGCACCAGGTGGCAAACACAGGACTATGATGGCAACAAGATTCTGCTTCAG GTCCAACTGAATCCAGGACTTGGGGTTAAGAATGGTGAACTTTCCTTCCTGAACGGCACCGTGGGAGCCAACACACTTCCCCAGGCCTCCAGGCTGATCCCTGTCTCCACAAGGAGGACCTTGGAGCCAAGATGCCGAAGGAGCCGGGCCCGGAAGCTCCAGGTGGGTTCCCTGCAGTGCCCGGAGTCTGGcgagagccctgtgtcagacagCTTTAGTGGCACTTCTGGGAAAAGCCCTGGCTGCTCATCCCAGGACAGGAGCTCAGTCCTGGGGGCCCAGATGCAcctgccttctccccacctccaaccTGGGGCCAGAGAAAAGATCCTCAGCCCGCAAAACAGCTTTGAGGAGCTGGAGGCAGAAACGAATGTTGACACGGGACGCACTGTGGTCAATCCTGAACCCCGGCAGTCTTTTCTGAGCAGATTTTCCAGGGGTCTCCGGACCAGCCACCCACCATCCTGCCTGCCAGACTCCTCCGTAGGGCCAACCGCCTCCATGAACAATAGAACCCTTAAGGAAAGGATCCATTCTTTGTCACTTGCAGGCCAAAAGGATCTTGGGGCAAGGAAGATAATCTCAAAATGTCCCCTTCACCTGCCAGTCCAgggtgaagaaaaagaagaagaagaattcttTATATAG